A genome region from Hymenobacter tibetensis includes the following:
- a CDS encoding nuclear transport factor 2 family protein, producing MKTYFGWLLAAASLASCSSSENKPAEAVNVSTLNQQFIGAWNSRNTAQLDTLLADDIQYSQGETHYKGKSEVSDKWVRATLGTITDLKTYATTSGADTQIAYEAGTFSTEVVPEGPNSPRGEGEGNFILLWKKNAKNAWKLSYVQLEGLPVRVK from the coding sequence ATGAAAACCTATTTCGGCTGGCTGCTTGCGGCAGCTTCCCTGGCATCTTGCTCGTCGTCTGAAAACAAGCCTGCAGAAGCCGTGAACGTCTCGACTCTCAACCAGCAGTTCATTGGTGCCTGGAACAGCAGAAATACCGCGCAGCTCGACACCCTGCTGGCCGACGATATTCAATATTCGCAAGGGGAAACGCACTACAAAGGCAAGTCGGAAGTATCCGACAAGTGGGTGCGCGCTACGCTAGGCACCATCACTGACCTGAAAACCTACGCTACCACCTCCGGGGCCGATACCCAGATAGCCTACGAGGCCGGCACGTTCTCCACGGAAGTAGTACCCGAAGGCCCTAACTCGCCCCGTGGCGAGGGCGAAGGCAACTTCATTTTACTCTGGAAGAAGAACGCCAAAAACGCCTGGAAACTTAGCTACGTGCAGCTGGAAGGCTTGCCGGTTCGAGTTAAGTAA
- a CDS encoding alpha/beta hydrolase: MKKLLLTLALGTCSHLLLAQQVISVYSVTIPNSKPSDVKETTITESNGGIRVSNVIQPTLTVFKPAKDKANGTAVIICPGGGYARLAIDHEGLDVAKRLNEMGITAFVLKYRLPNDQSQPDKSIAPLLDAQQSIRLVRQRATEFGVNPGRIGIMGFSAGGHLASTAGTHFAKPVGQDPTNTSVRPDFLVLLYPVISFADSLMHGGSRTNLIGKTPAPDQIKLYSNDQQVTAQTPPTFLVHAADDKTVKVQNSLRFYEACLHHGVPVEMHLYPKGGHGFGMNNKTTNDKWVERLQNWFDANGWLAK; the protein is encoded by the coding sequence ATGAAAAAGCTTCTGCTAACCCTTGCCCTTGGCACCTGCTCCCACCTACTGCTAGCGCAGCAGGTTATTTCGGTGTACTCGGTCACTATTCCTAATTCCAAGCCGAGCGACGTTAAGGAAACCACTATCACCGAGTCGAACGGTGGTATTCGCGTTTCCAACGTTATTCAGCCCACGCTAACCGTATTCAAACCAGCCAAGGACAAAGCCAATGGCACGGCCGTTATCATTTGCCCAGGTGGTGGCTACGCCCGCTTAGCCATCGACCATGAAGGACTGGATGTGGCCAAGCGGCTCAACGAAATGGGCATCACAGCCTTTGTGCTCAAGTACCGCCTGCCCAACGACCAAAGCCAGCCCGACAAAAGCATTGCCCCGCTACTCGATGCCCAGCAATCCATTCGGTTGGTGCGGCAGCGGGCTACGGAGTTCGGCGTGAATCCGGGCCGCATTGGCATCATGGGCTTTTCGGCGGGTGGGCACCTGGCTTCTACGGCGGGTACGCACTTCGCCAAGCCCGTCGGCCAAGACCCCACCAACACCTCCGTCCGGCCCGATTTTCTGGTGCTACTCTACCCCGTTATCAGTTTCGCTGATAGTCTGATGCACGGTGGCTCCCGCACCAACTTAATCGGCAAGACCCCGGCGCCCGACCAAATTAAACTCTACTCCAACGACCAACAGGTAACCGCCCAAACGCCGCCCACTTTCCTCGTACACGCCGCGGATGATAAGACAGTTAAGGTGCAGAACAGCTTACGCTTTTACGAAGCGTGCCTGCACCACGGCGTACCCGTTGAGATGCACCTCTACCCCAAAGGCGGCCACGGCTTCGGGATGAACAACAAAACCACCAACGATAAGTGGGTGGAACGCCTACAAAATTGGTTTGACGCCAACGGTTGGCTGGCAAAGTAG
- a CDS encoding efflux RND transporter periplasmic adaptor subunit has protein sequence MKKTLLALSYAVGLFAWTSCGNKDADKPAGPPPATPVTLVDARVTDAIYYDEYPATVVAINTVELRSQVAGFITNIYFKEGEMVPKGKTLYEIDRRRYQAAYQQALAGLRSTQATVQNAQVNLERYQRLAQQDAIAKQVVDNASTAYATAQSQVAEAQAGVALARTDLDYSLVKAPFAGRIGISQVRLGSQVSPGSTLLNTISGENPMAVDFVIPASDLSRFADLERQASTRDDSTFRLVLPNGSAYKQPGKMLAIDRGVNQQTGTVQIRVQFPNPGRELKDGMSTVLRVLNRQSGRRVVVPYKAIIEQMGENFVFVAGDSSKAHQRKVQLGPRLRDQIVVMEGLKQGDKVITEGIQRLREGAPIQVGAPAPVQAQAGTPVQAQGNQPTPATAK, from the coding sequence ATGAAGAAGACCCTTCTTGCCCTGTCTTATGCCGTGGGCCTGTTTGCCTGGACGAGCTGTGGCAACAAAGACGCCGACAAACCAGCTGGGCCACCGCCCGCCACTCCCGTCACGCTGGTAGATGCCCGCGTCACCGATGCAATATATTACGACGAGTACCCGGCTACCGTGGTGGCCATCAACACGGTAGAGTTGCGCAGCCAGGTGGCAGGCTTCATCACCAACATCTACTTCAAGGAAGGTGAGATGGTGCCTAAAGGCAAAACGCTCTATGAAATCGACCGCCGCCGCTACCAGGCTGCCTACCAGCAGGCGCTAGCCGGCTTGCGCAGCACCCAGGCCACCGTGCAAAACGCGCAAGTGAACCTGGAACGCTATCAGCGGCTAGCACAGCAAGACGCTATTGCCAAGCAAGTAGTGGACAACGCCTCCACAGCTTATGCTACCGCCCAAAGCCAGGTAGCAGAAGCCCAAGCCGGCGTAGCCCTCGCCCGTACCGACCTCGATTATTCCTTGGTAAAAGCTCCTTTCGCGGGGCGCATCGGCATTTCGCAGGTACGCTTGGGCTCCCAGGTTAGCCCCGGCAGCACGTTGCTTAACACCATCAGCGGAGAAAATCCGATGGCCGTTGACTTTGTTATTCCAGCTTCCGACCTCAGCCGCTTTGCTGATTTAGAGCGCCAGGCCAGCACCCGCGACGATTCCACATTCCGCTTGGTGTTGCCCAACGGCTCCGCTTACAAACAGCCGGGCAAGATGCTCGCCATTGATCGAGGGGTAAACCAGCAGACGGGTACCGTCCAGATTCGAGTGCAGTTTCCGAACCCAGGGCGAGAGCTGAAAGATGGCATGAGCACCGTGCTACGCGTACTCAACCGCCAGTCGGGCCGCCGCGTTGTGGTACCCTACAAAGCCATTATCGAGCAGATGGGCGAAAACTTCGTGTTCGTAGCCGGCGACAGCAGCAAAGCGCACCAACGCAAGGTGCAGCTTGGCCCCCGCCTGCGCGACCAGATTGTGGTAATGGAAGGCCTCAAGCAGGGCGACAAAGTGATAACCGAAGGCATCCAGCGCTTGCGCGAAGGTGCCCCCATTCAGGTGGGCGCCCCAGCTCCCGTGCAGGCCCAGGCGGGCACGCCAGTCCAGGCCCAAGGCAACCAGCCTACACCGGCCACGGCCAAATAA
- a CDS encoding aldehyde dehydrogenase family protein: METLEKPTTLVARPQFKSHYDNFIGGKWVAPVKGQYFENPSPIDGKAFCKVARSTKEDIELALDAAHEAFKSWSKTSVTERSNILNKVATIIEENLAHLAAVECVENGKAIRECMAADLPLVVDHFRYFASVIRAEEGSATELNATTLSMNIQEPLGVVGQIIPWNFPLLMATWKLAPALAAGCCVVMKPAEQTPASIMVLMELLQDVLPPGIVNVVNGFGLEAGKPLASSPRIQKVSFTGETTTGRLIMQYASENIIPVTMELGGKSPNVFFKSVMDADDDFLDKAIEGAVMFALNQGEICTCPSRMLVQEDIYDEFIARVIERVKAIKLGNPLDMDTMMGAQASNDQFEKILSYLEIGKAEGAEVLIGGEAYHQEDGALAEGYYIQPTMFRGHNKMRIFQEEIFGPVVSVTTFKTVEEAIEIANDTLYGLGAGVWTRDAHELYEVPRAIQAGRVWVNCYHDYPAGAPFGGYKSSGFGRENHKMMLSHYRQNKNMLISYSQQKLGFF; this comes from the coding sequence ATGGAAACCCTAGAAAAACCCACCACTCTCGTTGCCCGGCCCCAATTTAAGTCACACTACGACAACTTCATTGGCGGTAAGTGGGTAGCTCCCGTCAAAGGTCAGTACTTCGAGAACCCATCTCCTATCGATGGGAAAGCATTTTGTAAGGTCGCGCGCAGCACCAAAGAAGACATCGAACTAGCGCTTGATGCGGCGCATGAGGCGTTTAAGAGCTGGAGCAAAACCTCGGTTACCGAGCGCAGCAACATCCTCAACAAAGTGGCTACCATCATCGAGGAGAACCTAGCGCACTTGGCGGCCGTGGAGTGCGTAGAAAACGGCAAGGCCATTCGGGAATGCATGGCCGCCGACCTGCCCCTGGTCGTCGACCACTTCCGCTACTTCGCTAGCGTTATTCGGGCCGAGGAAGGCAGTGCCACCGAATTGAACGCCACCACATTGTCGATGAACATTCAGGAGCCGCTGGGCGTGGTGGGCCAGATTATTCCCTGGAACTTCCCGCTGCTGATGGCTACCTGGAAGCTGGCGCCCGCGCTGGCGGCCGGCTGCTGCGTGGTAATGAAGCCAGCCGAGCAAACGCCGGCCTCCATCATGGTGCTCATGGAGTTGCTGCAAGACGTATTGCCGCCCGGCATCGTGAATGTAGTGAACGGCTTTGGGCTGGAAGCAGGCAAGCCGCTGGCTTCCTCGCCGCGCATCCAGAAAGTGTCGTTCACGGGCGAAACCACCACGGGCCGCCTCATCATGCAGTACGCCTCCGAAAACATCATCCCCGTGACGATGGAGCTAGGTGGCAAGTCGCCGAACGTGTTCTTCAAGAGCGTGATGGATGCCGACGATGATTTCCTCGATAAAGCCATTGAAGGCGCGGTGATGTTCGCCCTCAACCAAGGCGAAATCTGCACTTGCCCCTCGCGGATGCTGGTGCAGGAAGACATCTACGACGAGTTTATTGCCCGCGTGATTGAGCGGGTGAAAGCCATCAAGCTCGGCAACCCGCTCGACATGGACACTATGATGGGCGCCCAAGCCAGCAACGACCAGTTCGAGAAAATCTTGAGTTACCTAGAGATTGGGAAGGCGGAAGGGGCCGAAGTGCTGATCGGCGGTGAGGCCTACCACCAGGAAGACGGTGCCCTGGCCGAGGGCTACTACATCCAGCCCACCATGTTCCGCGGCCATAACAAGATGCGCATCTTCCAGGAGGAAATCTTTGGCCCTGTGGTATCGGTGACTACCTTCAAAACGGTAGAGGAAGCCATTGAAATAGCCAATGACACGCTCTACGGCCTCGGTGCCGGCGTCTGGACCCGCGACGCGCACGAGCTGTACGAAGTGCCGCGCGCCATTCAGGCCGGTCGTGTGTGGGTGAACTGCTACCACGATTATCCGGCCGGTGCTCCGTTCGGTGGCTACAAATCGTCGGGTTTTGGGCGCGAGAACCACAAGATGATGCTTAGCCACTACCGCCAAAACAAGAACATGCTGATTTCCTATAGCCAGCAGAAGCTCGGGTTCTTCTAG
- a CDS encoding YMGG-like glycine zipper-containing protein: protein MKKVSLILALVLMFASVFSYSTQAQNRISSHAKGAVIGGLGGAAAGALINKRNRVVGGAVGGVAGAGLGYAIGKNADNKRKAEAARVAAANRAEANRVAAARRAEAQRAAAYKSGLEQGSALAARNSAAPAGAAALTAGTGAGVMYTLNSNASQAAYAPTASGLSYLPNAAYGDRTSAYPSSEVRRKSW from the coding sequence ATGAAAAAGGTCAGTTTGATTCTCGCCCTGGTTTTGATGTTTGCTTCTGTTTTCAGTTACTCTACGCAGGCTCAAAACCGCATAAGCTCGCACGCTAAAGGAGCCGTAATTGGTGGCTTGGGTGGTGCCGCCGCTGGTGCCCTTATCAACAAGCGCAACCGCGTAGTAGGTGGTGCAGTAGGTGGCGTTGCTGGTGCTGGTCTGGGCTATGCAATTGGTAAAAACGCCGACAACAAGCGCAAAGCTGAAGCTGCCCGGGTTGCTGCCGCCAACCGCGCCGAAGCCAACCGCGTAGCCGCTGCTCGTCGCGCCGAAGCCCAACGCGCCGCCGCTTATAAATCTGGTTTAGAACAAGGCAGTGCCTTGGCCGCCAGAAACTCGGCTGCTCCTGCTGGCGCTGCTGCCCTCACGGCTGGCACCGGTGCCGGTGTGATGTACACGCTCAACTCCAACGCCAGCCAGGCTGCTTACGCTCCTACGGCTTCGGGTCTGTCTTACTTACCCAACGCGGCATACGGCGACCGTACGAGTGCCTATCCTAGCTCGGAAGTTCGCAGAAAGAGCTGGTAG
- a CDS encoding DUF779 domain-containing protein, translated as MHTEPTPRVLVTPAAEATIDLLRDEHGPLMFHQSGGCCDGSSPMCFAAGEFRVGTNDVWLGQIHDCNFFMSASQFDYWRHTQLTVDVVKGRGASFSLEIPLGVRFLIRSRLFTQEEEHNMAPVYDGEEYLTRPTETQ; from the coding sequence ATGCATACCGAACCAACTCCCCGCGTACTCGTAACCCCAGCCGCCGAGGCTACCATCGACCTGCTTCGCGACGAGCACGGCCCCCTTATGTTTCACCAAAGTGGTGGCTGCTGCGACGGGTCTTCGCCCATGTGCTTTGCCGCCGGCGAGTTTCGGGTGGGTACCAACGACGTCTGGCTTGGCCAGATTCACGACTGCAACTTCTTTATGAGCGCCAGCCAATTCGATTATTGGAGGCACACCCAACTGACGGTGGATGTTGTGAAAGGCCGGGGGGCTAGCTTCTCGCTGGAAATTCCCTTGGGTGTTCGGTTTCTGATTCGTTCCCGCCTGTTTACGCAAGAGGAAGAGCATAACATGGCGCCGGTGTATGATGGCGAAGAGTATCTGACACGGCCCACCGAGACGCAATAA
- a CDS encoding efflux RND transporter permease subunit, with the protein MIAETFIRRPVTAIVSSLVIVLVGVLAILNLPVGQYPEITPPTVSVSGTYTGADAQTVEQTVATPVEVQVNGTPGMTYLQSNSTSNGQMSMTVNFEVGTDINIAALDVQNRVGIALPTLPQEVQRLGMIVRKRNPSILMLVAMYSPKGTHSTTFLDNYANVFIKDALLRTKGVGDIVSRADDFSMRVWLQPDKLSQLGVTAQEVTAAIQEQNAQIAAGSIGAPPQQTGQTFEYIVFVKGRLTTTEEFGNIVVKTQPEDGSLVYLKDVARLELGKFNYGNNSFVDGKRAAYLLVYQAPGANALETFENVNATMESLKQQFPADLSYVVPFEAASVVKVSIEEVLHTLVEALLLVVVVVFLFLQSWRSTLIPVLAIPVSIVGTFIFFIPLGFTINTLTMFGFVLAIGIVVDDAIVVVEAVEHNMNERGMNVMDATMAAMREISAPVIAIALILAAVFVPVGFIPGITGRLYQQFAITIAISVLISAFVALSLTPALCVLLLKPHKRDANSGGIDKLFFKFNTWFDKVTNKYGNGVHRGIKNSRFVVVILVCIVAATAFLFIKKPGGFIPTEDEGRIIVTFNLPEASSTARTVSTLNEIMKELSQIKGIRHYAGLGGLNAVNFSSKSNSGTVFCQLDPWEERKDKELQLQSLIANVQQRLSRLKEANIVVISPPAIPGLGNTGGFSFVLQEREAGGDIKNFDAQLQNFLGALRKRPEIASSFSFFTANTPGYQLTIDREKAKKLGVSISDVGTALRTYLGSAYVNDFTVYGRNFRVVTQADSMFRGDISNLGQYYVRNSTGGMVPLSTLTSYARTESAPLISHYNLFRSAEINGNPAPGYSSGDAITALQETAAQALPQGYGFEFSGLSREELLAGGQTVYIFALSIAFVFLFLAALYESWSVPFSVLLAVPVGAFGAILALTFLPKLTNNVYAQIGLITLIGLSAKNAILIIEFAKERVDKGMPLVDATLEAVRLRLRPIVMTSLAFILGVLPLVFASGAGAQSRQTIGWTVLGGMLSATLLAIFIVPVLYVIITRFAYGKEKLAELEANYKPDEEHGGPAPDKPAGEGQHPAPSTA; encoded by the coding sequence ATGATTGCAGAAACCTTTATTCGGCGCCCCGTTACGGCCATTGTCAGTTCGCTGGTGATTGTGCTGGTGGGGGTGCTGGCCATCCTGAACTTGCCTGTTGGGCAGTATCCGGAAATTACGCCGCCCACCGTATCGGTAAGCGGCACCTATACCGGGGCTGACGCCCAAACGGTGGAACAAACCGTGGCTACGCCCGTGGAAGTGCAAGTGAACGGTACGCCCGGCATGACGTACCTGCAAAGCAACAGCACCAGCAACGGTCAGATGAGCATGACCGTGAACTTCGAGGTGGGCACCGACATCAACATTGCCGCTCTCGATGTGCAGAACCGGGTGGGCATAGCCTTGCCTACGCTGCCCCAAGAAGTGCAGCGCCTCGGTATGATTGTCCGGAAGCGGAACCCGAGTATTCTGATGCTGGTAGCCATGTATTCGCCTAAAGGCACGCACAGCACCACTTTCCTCGACAACTACGCCAACGTATTTATCAAAGACGCCCTGTTGCGGACCAAAGGGGTAGGTGACATTGTATCGCGCGCCGACGACTTCTCGATGCGCGTGTGGCTGCAACCCGACAAACTTTCGCAGCTCGGCGTTACGGCGCAGGAAGTAACGGCCGCTATTCAGGAGCAGAACGCCCAGATTGCGGCGGGTTCCATTGGGGCGCCACCGCAGCAAACCGGCCAGACCTTCGAATACATTGTGTTCGTGAAAGGCCGCCTAACCACCACCGAGGAATTCGGCAACATCGTGGTGAAAACCCAGCCCGAAGATGGTTCGCTGGTATACCTGAAAGACGTGGCCCGGTTAGAACTCGGCAAATTCAACTACGGCAACAATTCGTTTGTGGACGGCAAGCGGGCCGCGTATCTGCTGGTGTACCAGGCTCCCGGCGCCAACGCGTTGGAAACGTTCGAGAACGTAAATGCTACCATGGAAAGCCTGAAGCAGCAGTTTCCCGCCGATCTATCCTATGTTGTGCCGTTCGAAGCAGCGTCGGTGGTGAAGGTGTCTATTGAAGAGGTGCTGCATACGCTGGTAGAAGCCCTGTTGCTGGTGGTAGTGGTGGTGTTTTTGTTTCTGCAAAGCTGGCGCTCCACGCTTATTCCGGTGTTGGCTATTCCGGTGTCCATTGTGGGTACGTTCATCTTCTTTATCCCGCTGGGCTTTACCATCAACACGCTGACGATGTTCGGCTTCGTGTTGGCCATTGGTATTGTGGTCGATGACGCCATTGTGGTGGTGGAAGCCGTGGAGCACAACATGAACGAACGAGGCATGAACGTGATGGATGCCACCATGGCGGCCATGCGAGAAATATCGGCTCCGGTTATTGCTATTGCCCTGATTCTGGCGGCGGTGTTTGTGCCGGTAGGTTTCATTCCTGGTATCACGGGCCGCTTGTATCAGCAATTTGCTATTACCATTGCTATTTCGGTGCTGATTTCGGCCTTCGTGGCCTTGTCACTCACGCCAGCATTGTGCGTGCTGCTGCTCAAGCCGCACAAGCGCGACGCCAACTCCGGTGGTATCGACAAGCTGTTCTTCAAGTTCAACACCTGGTTTGATAAGGTCACCAACAAGTACGGCAACGGCGTGCACCGCGGCATCAAGAACTCGCGCTTTGTGGTCGTTATTCTGGTGTGCATTGTGGCGGCCACGGCCTTCCTGTTTATCAAGAAGCCGGGTGGCTTTATTCCGACCGAAGATGAAGGCCGGATTATCGTAACCTTCAACTTGCCGGAAGCATCCTCCACGGCCCGCACCGTGAGTACGCTGAACGAGATTATGAAGGAACTGAGTCAGATCAAAGGCATTCGGCACTACGCGGGCTTAGGTGGCTTGAACGCCGTTAACTTCTCCTCGAAATCAAACAGCGGCACGGTGTTTTGCCAGCTCGACCCATGGGAAGAGCGCAAAGACAAAGAGCTGCAACTGCAAAGCCTGATTGCCAACGTGCAGCAGCGTTTGAGCCGCCTGAAAGAAGCCAACATCGTCGTGATTTCGCCGCCGGCTATTCCCGGCCTTGGCAACACCGGTGGCTTCTCGTTTGTGCTGCAAGAGCGCGAAGCCGGAGGCGACATCAAGAACTTTGACGCGCAGTTGCAAAACTTCCTGGGGGCCCTACGCAAGCGTCCTGAAATTGCCAGCTCTTTCTCGTTCTTCACTGCCAACACGCCCGGCTATCAACTCACCATTGACCGGGAGAAGGCCAAGAAACTTGGAGTTTCAATTTCCGATGTAGGTACCGCTCTGCGCACCTACCTAGGTAGCGCCTACGTCAACGACTTCACGGTGTACGGCCGCAACTTCCGCGTTGTGACCCAAGCCGACTCGATGTTCCGCGGCGACATCAGCAACCTCGGGCAGTATTATGTGCGCAATAGCACAGGCGGTATGGTGCCGCTGAGTACCCTTACCTCCTACGCCCGTACGGAAAGCGCGCCACTGATTTCGCACTACAACTTGTTCCGCTCGGCCGAAATCAACGGTAACCCCGCTCCCGGCTACAGCTCCGGCGACGCCATTACGGCGTTGCAGGAAACTGCTGCGCAGGCGTTACCGCAGGGCTACGGATTCGAGTTTTCGGGTTTGAGCCGCGAAGAATTGCTGGCGGGCGGCCAGACGGTGTACATCTTCGCCCTGTCGATTGCCTTCGTGTTCCTGTTCTTGGCTGCGCTGTACGAAAGCTGGTCGGTACCGTTTTCGGTACTGCTGGCGGTGCCGGTAGGAGCCTTCGGAGCTATTCTGGCCCTCACGTTCCTGCCCAAGCTCACCAACAACGTGTACGCCCAAATCGGTTTGATTACGCTGATTGGTTTGTCGGCTAAAAACGCCATTCTGATTATCGAATTCGCCAAGGAACGGGTAGACAAGGGCATGCCGCTGGTGGATGCCACGCTGGAAGCGGTGCGGCTGCGCTTGCGCCCTATCGTAATGACCTCGCTGGCCTTCATTCTGGGGGTACTGCCGCTGGTGTTTGCATCCGGAGCCGGTGCCCAAAGCCGTCAGACTATTGGCTGGACGGTGCTGGGCGGTATGCTTTCGGCTACGCTGCTGGCTATCTTCATTGTGCCGGTGTTGTATGTCATCATCACGCGCTTCGCTTACGGCAAAGAGAAACTGGCCGAACTAGAAGCCAACTATAAGCCCGACGAAGAGCACGGTGGCCCCGCTCCCGACAAGCCAGCCGGCGAAGGCCAACACCCGGCGCCGAGCACGGCGTAA
- a CDS encoding AraC family transcriptional regulator: MHPSHLPAPIALRQADQLTSLVENRTVYTLEAFELNVFETHRTAHQVPLSMGNLVLTTMLRGKKVMHLAGRPSFNYLPGESVVVGQEETMLIDFPEADEDNPTQCLAVAIPNDTIRQTVDLLNEQQPRAEEHLPWQLDTLDHAHFQNTPELTGTLERLVQLSRDTGRVKDVLATFTIQEMLVRLMQTQARQLIFHNYKQHVTSHRFAAVVQYIKQHLTEQITVEKLSALACMSKATFFRVFKRELGLTPIEYIIQERLAEAKRLLRNPLTSVADVCFRAGFNNTAYFQKLFKQYEGMTPGLYKKQHAV; the protein is encoded by the coding sequence ATGCACCCATCCCACCTGCCCGCTCCCATTGCACTACGCCAAGCCGACCAACTCACTTCATTGGTTGAAAACCGGACGGTCTATACGTTAGAGGCCTTTGAGTTGAATGTGTTCGAAACGCACCGCACCGCGCACCAGGTACCGCTTAGCATGGGCAACCTGGTTTTAACCACCATGTTGCGTGGCAAGAAAGTGATGCACCTCGCTGGCCGGCCATCATTCAACTACTTACCCGGCGAGTCAGTGGTGGTTGGCCAAGAGGAAACCATGCTCATCGACTTTCCCGAAGCCGACGAAGATAACCCCACGCAGTGCCTTGCCGTGGCTATTCCCAACGACACTATCCGCCAAACGGTGGATTTGCTGAACGAGCAGCAGCCCCGCGCCGAGGAGCACTTGCCCTGGCAGCTCGACACCCTCGACCACGCTCACTTTCAGAACACCCCCGAGCTTACCGGCACCCTAGAGCGCCTCGTGCAGCTTTCCCGTGACACGGGCCGGGTGAAGGACGTGCTAGCCACGTTCACTATTCAGGAAATGCTGGTGCGCCTGATGCAGACCCAGGCGCGGCAGCTCATTTTCCACAACTACAAGCAGCACGTAACGTCGCACCGCTTCGCGGCGGTGGTGCAGTACATCAAGCAGCATCTTACCGAACAGATTACGGTGGAGAAGCTTAGCGCCTTAGCTTGCATGAGCAAAGCCACTTTTTTCCGGGTTTTCAAGCGGGAACTGGGCCTCACTCCTATCGAGTATATCATACAGGAGCGGCTGGCCGAGGCCAAGCGTTTGTTGCGCAACCCGCTTACTTCGGTGGCGGATGTCTGCTTCCGGGCGGGCTTTAACAATACGGCGTATTTTCAGAAACTCTTCAAGCAATACGAAGGCATGACGCCAGGCCTCTACAAAAAGCAGCACGCGGTGTAA
- a CDS encoding TolC family protein — MKQMTRTLRLLLGLLLLAPLWLQAQSTTLPQANGTEYTLTQCLNEALTNQPLVRQANIDQEITRSSNQIALSAWLPQVGFTGTAQHYLQLPFTIFPDPATGTLLPRQLGVRNVTTLGLSGTQVIYNNDVNLAARSKRFNSRAAEQNTVNVKIATVSNVSKAFYDVLLAQRQLDVFTQDIARLQRNYRDARVRYETGVADKTEYLQAEVSLNNSLAGRKQAFEAVNARLAYLKQLMGLPPERALALQYDTLKLEIDAVVDTTVALNINNRIEIQQLQTEKALQDLNVDYYRLGFLPSVSAFANYNSVFQNNEVSDQYRTRFPNSYLGVQLGLPIFTGFRRTQNIRRARLQNTRLDEDIANTRNQINTEYATALATYKGYYTEYLLGKRNLEASKEVYNVINLQYREGIRAYVDLIVAQTTLRTSQLNYYTALFQVLSSKVDLQRAIGELPVSY, encoded by the coding sequence ATGAAACAAATGACACGGACGCTCCGGCTTCTGCTTGGTCTCCTCCTGCTTGCTCCCCTCTGGCTGCAAGCTCAGTCTACCACTCTGCCACAGGCAAATGGCACCGAGTACACCCTCACACAATGTTTGAACGAGGCGCTGACCAATCAGCCCTTGGTACGACAGGCAAACATTGATCAGGAAATCACCCGGTCCTCCAATCAGATTGCCTTGTCGGCCTGGCTACCGCAGGTGGGCTTTACTGGTACGGCGCAGCACTATTTGCAGCTGCCCTTCACGATTTTCCCTGACCCCGCTACCGGAACCCTACTTCCACGCCAGCTAGGCGTGCGCAACGTCACGACGCTGGGGTTGAGCGGCACGCAGGTTATCTACAACAACGACGTGAATTTGGCCGCGCGGAGCAAGCGCTTCAACTCACGGGCCGCCGAGCAAAACACGGTAAACGTGAAAATTGCCACGGTAAGCAATGTCAGCAAAGCCTTCTACGACGTGCTCCTGGCTCAACGCCAGCTCGACGTATTCACCCAGGACATTGCCCGCTTGCAACGCAACTACCGCGACGCCCGCGTCCGGTACGAGACGGGAGTAGCCGACAAAACTGAGTATTTGCAGGCGGAAGTGTCGCTCAACAACTCGTTGGCGGGGCGTAAGCAGGCGTTTGAAGCCGTAAATGCCCGCTTGGCTTATCTCAAGCAGCTCATGGGCCTGCCACCGGAGCGCGCGCTGGCTTTGCAGTACGATACGCTCAAGCTGGAAATAGATGCCGTTGTGGATACCACCGTGGCGCTCAACATCAACAACCGCATCGAGATTCAGCAGCTGCAAACCGAAAAAGCGTTGCAGGATCTCAACGTAGATTACTACCGCCTGGGCTTCCTGCCGTCAGTGTCGGCGTTTGCCAACTACAACTCGGTGTTCCAGAACAATGAAGTGAGCGACCAGTACCGCACCCGCTTCCCTAACTCTTATCTGGGAGTTCAGTTGGGTTTGCCCATCTTCACGGGCTTCCGGCGCACCCAGAACATCCGGCGGGCGCGCCTGCAAAACACGCGCCTCGACGAAGACATTGCCAATACGCGCAACCAAATCAACACCGAGTACGCCACGGCGCTAGCCACGTACAAAGGCTACTACACCGAGTACTTGCTCGGCAAGCGCAACCTAGAAGCCTCCAAGGAGGTGTACAACGTTATCAACCTACAATACCGGGAAGGCATTCGGGCCTACGTTGATTTGATAGTGGCCCAAACGACACTGCGCACTTCGCAGCTCAACTACTACACCGCGCTGTTTCAGGTACTGAGCAGCAAAGTGGATTTGCAGCGCGCCATCGGCGAGTTGCCCGTTTCTTACTAA